From the Pseudomonas baltica genome, one window contains:
- a CDS encoding cytochrome c biogenesis protein DipZ encodes MLLLILAYLGGVLTIVSPCILPVLPFVFARTGQPFVRSGLPLLLGMAVTFALVASLAAVGGAWVVQLNQYGRWLALVFVALFGLTLLLPRLADRLTRPLVAVGSRLSEAAGNDSRPRPGASFLIGVATGLLWAPCAGPILGLVLTGAALQGASIGSTLLLLAYAAGAATSLAIALLLGGKVFAAMKRSIGAGEWVRKVLGAAMLLGVVAIASGLDTGILAQVSTASTGGLEQSLVDRVIGKKAEKVGETDLTKLPIEGDLPSLDGAVQWLNSPPLTAEGLRGKVVLIDFWTYSCINCLRTLPYITAWADKYRDQGLVVIGVHSPEFAFEQDAGNVTKAMKKLGVNYPVAIDNDFSIWRAFNNQYWPAHYFVDANGHIRYHHFGEGNYAESEQVIQQLLREAGHKDVDSGLITAKASGVQQGSDGQDMRSPETYVGYRRSENFASTPDIAPDKNATYQLPAQPALNQWGVEGQWMIGSEQATLAAAGGKIGYRFHARDLHLVLGPGQDGKPVRFKVLIDGKAPADAHGTDIAPDGSGTVTEQRLYQLVRQPGDVADHRFTIEFLDPGVSAYAFTFG; translated from the coding sequence ATGCTGCTACTTATCCTCGCTTATCTTGGGGGCGTGCTGACGATTGTCAGCCCCTGCATCCTGCCCGTTTTGCCCTTCGTTTTCGCCCGCACCGGCCAGCCATTCGTGCGCAGCGGCCTGCCCTTGCTGCTCGGCATGGCAGTGACTTTCGCGCTGGTGGCCTCCCTGGCTGCAGTGGGTGGCGCCTGGGTGGTGCAGCTCAATCAATATGGCCGCTGGCTGGCGCTGGTGTTCGTCGCGCTGTTCGGCCTGACGCTGCTGCTGCCGCGCCTGGCCGATCGCCTGACCCGGCCATTGGTGGCCGTCGGCAGTCGTTTGTCAGAGGCGGCCGGTAACGACAGCCGACCGCGCCCAGGTGCTTCTTTTTTGATCGGCGTGGCCACCGGGCTGCTCTGGGCGCCCTGCGCCGGACCGATCCTCGGGTTGGTGCTGACGGGCGCGGCCCTGCAAGGCGCGAGCATCGGCAGCACGTTGTTGCTGCTGGCCTACGCGGCCGGTGCGGCGACCTCGCTGGCGATCGCGCTGCTGCTGGGTGGCAAGGTGTTCGCGGCCATGAAGCGCTCCATCGGCGCTGGCGAGTGGGTGCGTAAAGTCCTGGGTGCGGCCATGCTCCTGGGCGTAGTGGCCATCGCTTCCGGGCTCGACACCGGCATCCTCGCGCAAGTCTCTACCGCCTCCACGGGCGGCCTGGAACAAAGCCTGGTGGATCGGGTGATAGGTAAAAAAGCCGAGAAGGTCGGCGAAACCGACCTCACCAAATTACCCATCGAAGGCGATCTGCCCAGCCTCGACGGCGCCGTGCAGTGGCTCAACTCGCCGCCGCTGACCGCCGAGGGCCTGCGTGGCAAAGTGGTGCTGATCGACTTCTGGACCTACTCCTGCATCAACTGCCTGCGCACCCTGCCCTACATCACCGCCTGGGCGGATAAATACCGCGATCAGGGCCTGGTGGTGATCGGCGTGCATTCACCGGAGTTCGCTTTCGAGCAGGATGCAGGCAACGTCACCAAAGCCATGAAGAAGCTCGGCGTCAACTACCCGGTGGCCATCGACAACGACTTCAGTATCTGGCGCGCCTTCAACAATCAGTACTGGCCTGCCCACTACTTTGTCGATGCCAATGGCCACATCCGCTATCACCACTTTGGTGAAGGCAACTATGCCGAGTCCGAACAAGTCATACAGCAGCTGCTGCGTGAAGCCGGGCACAAGGATGTCGACAGCGGCCTGATCACCGCCAAGGCCAGCGGCGTGCAGCAAGGTTCGGACGGCCAGGACATGCGCTCGCCGGAAACCTACGTGGGCTATCGCCGCTCGGAAAATTTCGCCTCGACGCCGGATATCGCCCCCGACAAGAACGCCACCTACCAACTGCCCGCACAGCCAGCGCTCAACCAATGGGGCGTCGAAGGGCAGTGGATGATCGGTTCAGAGCAGGCCACTCTGGCGGCCGCTGGCGGCAAGATCGGCTATCGCTTCCATGCCCGTGATCTGCATCTGGTGCTGGGGCCGGGCCAGGACGGCAAGCCGGTGCGTTTCAAGGTGTTGATCGATGGCAAGGCCCCGGCCGATGCCCACGGCACCGACATCGCACCTGATGGCTCAGGGACCGTCACCGAGCAGCGCCTGTATCAATTGGTACGCCAGCCGGGCGATGTGGCCGACCATAGGTTCACGATCGAGTTTCTCGATCCGGGCGTGAGCGCCTATGCGTTCACCTTTGGCTAA